A single Anopheles funestus chromosome 2RL, idAnoFuneDA-416_04, whole genome shotgun sequence DNA region contains:
- the LOC125762412 gene encoding twinfilin, giving the protein MSHQTGIKANAELLKFFGKSKDGKTRVLKVSIENEELRLVSHSDVKRDWEKDYDSLVRPLIEESTPCYILYRLDYKIPTGYAWLLMSWVPESATVRQKMLYASTKATLKLEFGSGHIKEELNATSKEETTLQGYHKHKVDFSTPAPLTSREEELAELRKTEVKADFGIDTKQQTLGGINCPISDAVAQALHDMRRGGYNYLQFRIDLEEEKIHLVKADNIELTTLPTQVPTDHARYHLYIFKHHHEGNYLESVVFVYSMPGYSCSIRERMMYSSCKGPFSATIEKHGIQVAKKLEIDNGAELTEEFLHEELHPRKLNLRPQFSKPKGPPSRGAKRLTKPQAVE; this is encoded by the exons ATGTCGCACCAAACTGGCATCAAGG CAAATGCCGAgctattgaaattttttggaaaatccaaAGATGGAAAGACCAGAGTGTTGAAAGTTTCTATCGAGAATG AGGAACTTCGACTGGTAAGCCACAGTGACGTCAAACGTGACTGGGAAAAAGATTACGATTCGTTGGTAAGACCACTGATAGAAGAAAGTACACCATGTTACATCCTTTATAG ATTGGACTATAAAATTCCCACCGGATACGCATGGCTGCTGATGAGCTGGGTCCCCGAATCGGCAACGGTGCGACAGAAAATGCTTTATGCTTCGACCAAAGCAACGCTGAAGCTCGAATTCGGTTCAGGTCACATAAAAGAAGAGCTGAATGCAACGTCCAAGGAGGAAACGACGCTGCAGGGTTATCATAAGCATAAGGTCGATTTCAGCACACCGGCCCCGCTGACCAGTCGCGAGGAAGAACTAGCTGAACTGCGCAAAACAGAAGTTAAGGCAGATTTCGGTATAGACACAAAGCAACAGACGCTTGGAGGGATCAACTGCCCAATATCGGATGCGGTCGCACAAGCGCTACATGATATGCGCCGTGGAGGCTACAATTATCTGCAGTTTCGTATCGATCTTGAAGAAGAGAAGATACACTTGGTCAAAGCGGACAACATCGAACTGACAACACTGCCAACGCAAGTCCCGACCGACCATGCACGCTATCATCTGTACATTTTCAAGCATCATCACGAAGGAAACTATTTGGAAAGTGTCGTATTTGTCTATTCGATGCCCGGCTACAGCTGCTCCATTCGTGAGCGTATGATGTATTCAAGCTGCAAGGGGCCGTTTTCTGCGACCATCGAAAAACACGGCATACAGGTAGCGAAGAAGCTTGAGATTGACAACGGTGCAGAACTGACGGAAGAGTTCCTCCACGAGGAGCTTCATCCGCGCAAGCTTAACCTTCGGCCGCAGTTTTCTAAACCGAAGGGCCCACCAAGCCGCGGAGCTAAAAGACTGACAAAACCACAAGCTGTCGAATAA
- the LOC125762417 gene encoding DNA repair protein XRCC3 — translation MEPDFEGFCTDSEIVTKHADRWRKVSFGVPVFDRLTGGGISCRGIFELAGDPGSGKTQIALKLALTAQTEVPESSVVYICTEHMFPSSRLLQMEAAHKRQYPYDDAVQTHNFADHILVEHVRCVPNLMACLFDRLPKLLEKTKISVLIIDSITSPFVEENNYILRAETFRSIVHHLQHLQEQYNFATFVTNQVRAVIDSATLDDQRIVPALGLSWGTLVHTRLQLFRKMNSNERRCCVVFGPSLTPEHGYYEINESGPIDAR, via the exons ATGGAACCGGATTTCGAAGGCTTTTGCACTG ACAGCGAAATTGTGACGAAACATGCAGATCGTTGGCGTAAAGTAAGCTTCGGTGTACCTGTTTTCGATCGGCTCACGGGAGGTGGCATATCCTGCAGAGGAATTTTCGAATTGGCTGGAGATCCTGGTTCGGGCAAAACGCAGATTGCTTTGAAGTTGGCTTTAACAGCTCAAACCGAGGTTCCGGAATCGTCCGTGGTGTACATATGTACGGAGCATATGTTTCCCTCCAGTAGGCTTCTACAAATGGAAGCAGCACATAAGCGCCAGTATCCATACGATGATGCGGTACAGACTCACAACTTTGCAGATCATATCCTTGTGGAGCATGTACGATGTGTG CCTAACTTAATGGCGTGTCTGTTCGATCGGTTACCTAAACTAttagaaaaaacaaagatcaGTGTGCTTATCATCGATTCAATCACCAGCCCATTCGTAGAAGAGAACAATTACATTTTGCGGGCCGAAACGTTTCGGTCGATAGTGCACCATTTGCAGCACCTCCAAGAGCAGTACAATTTTGCCACATTTGTCACAAATCAAGTCCGAGCAGTGATCGATTCGGCTACGCTCGACGATCAACGTATCGTTCCGGCGCTTGGTCTAAGCTGGGGCACACTGGTACACACACGTTTGCAACTTTTCCGAAAGATGAACTCGAACGAAAGACGATGTTGCGTAGTGTTTGGACCATCTTTAACACCGGAGCATGGATACTATGAAATCAACGAGTCGGGCCCGATTGATGCTCGTTAG
- the LOC125762408 gene encoding regulator of G-protein signaling 7-like: protein MVTKKSVDIEKEKLAKNMYSGSNSGATGLPTKSSSAGGTSGGSCNAVVSFSASTMANSSHMVQQILPQGQDAPNILVYKKMEAIVERMQSEGSGVSVRTVKAFMSKVPSVFTGADLIQWIMTNLTVDDISEALHLAHLLASHGYLFPIDDHQLTVRNDGTFYRFQTPYFWPSNFWEPENTDYAIYLCKRTMQNKTRLELADYEAENLAKLQKMFSRKWEFIFMQAEAQSKVDKKRDKLERKVLDSQERAFWDVHRPMPGCVNTTEMDIKKAYRKGASSLGSGSAGTAAHSNPAETMAKTITLLKQKLDRRTIKVSKVAESYISYYEQYSEFDYFQSAPDHPNPWQTDNTEFWDAEKLGKDIPMKRVKRWGFSLRELLNDPIGREQFTKFLDKEFSGENLKFWEAIQDMKALPQSQIKDAAKAIWNEYLAPDAACPVNIDSKSLELAREVVKEGAAQPSRWCFDVAADHVFYLMKSDSYSRFLRSDMYKDCLNGSKKKTSVKGLRIFSGRKDTPVIN from the exons ATGGTTACGAAGAAAAGCGTTGAcatagaaaaggaaaaacttgcGAAAAACATGTACTCCGGTTCCAACAGTGGCGCCACGGGTCTTCCGACAAAGTCGTCCAGTGCGGGAGGAACCAGCGGTGGGTCGTGTAACGCGGTAGTAAGCTTTAGCGCCAGCACCATGGCCAACAGTAGCCATATGGTGCAACAGATCCTACCCCAAGGTCAGGATGCGCCCAACATTCTGGTGTACAAGAAGATGGAAGCCATCGTTGAACGGATGCAAAGCGAAGGAAGTGGCGTGTCGGTGCGTACGGTGAAGGCCTTCATGAGCAAAGTGCCGTCAGTGTTTACCGGAGCGGATCTCATCCAATGGATCATGACCAACCTAACGGTGGACGACATTAGTGAGGCGCTGCACTTAGCGCATCTGCTCGCATCGCACGGATATCTTTTCCCGATCGATGACCATCAATTGACGGTACGGAACGATGGTACGTTCTATCGCTTCCAGACGCCCTACTTCTGGCCGTCCAACTTTTGGGAACCGGAAAATACCGACTATGCCATCTATCTGTGCAAGCGCACGATGCAAAACAAGACACGGCTTGAGCTGGCCGACTACGAGGCAGAAAATCTGGCCAAGCTGCAGAAGATGTTCTCGCGCAAATGGgagtttattttcatgcaGGCAGAAGCGCAAAGCAAGGTGGATAAAAAGCGGGACAAACTCGAGCGTAAAGTGTTGGACTCACAGGAACGTGCGTTCTGGGATGTGCATCGACCGATGCCGGGTTGCGTCAATACGACCGAAATGGACATCAAAAAGGCGTACCGAAAGGGGGCTTCATCGCTCGGATCAGGATCAGCCGGTACGGCCGCACACAGCAACCCGGCAGAAACGATGGCAAAAACGATCACTTTGCTCAAGCAAAAGCTCGATAGACGCACGATCAAAGTTTCAAAAGTAGCTGAATC CTACATCTCGTACTATGAACAGTATAGCgagtttgattattttcaatCGGCCCCGGATCATCCCAATCCATGGCAAACGGACAATACCGAATTTTGGGATGCGGAAAAACTCGG AAAGGATATCCCGATGAAACGTGTCAAACGATGGGGCTTTAGTTTGCGAGAATTATTAAATGATCCGATTGGTCGCGAGCAGTTTACCAAGTTTCTCGATAAAGAATTCAGCGGTGAAAACTTAAA ATTCTGGGAAGCGATACAAGACATGAAAGCTTTACCGCAGTCTCAGATAAAGGATGCCGCTAAGGCAATCTGGAACGAGTATCTCGCACCGGATGCTGCCTGCCCGGTAAATATCGACTCGAAGTCGCTCGAACTGGCCCGCGAGGTTGTGAAGGAAGGGGCGGCACAACCAAGCCGCTGGTGCTTTGATGTCGCAGCCGATCACGTGTTTTATCTGATGAAGAGTGACTCCTACTCGCGCTTCCTTCGTTCCGATATGTACAAAGACTGTCTGAACGGCTCAAAGAAGAAG ACATCCGTCAAAGGACTTCGAATATTTTCTGGAAGAAAAGATACGCCTGTGATAAATTAA